The genomic stretch GAGCAAGCTGATACTTCTGCTTGTCCTTGGCTTCGATGGTAATGCGAGCCCCGGGGGCGGCTGATTCCGGGCCGAGTTCCAGGGTGATATCGCCGACTTTGCAGTTCTTAATGCGGCCGGTCGTGTTCCCGGTCGCCGTCACCATGTCGTCGGTCGCTTTGAATTCGTGATCGATAAACGACATCAGCGATTGTTCAAACTCGATTCCATGCAGCGTTCCCCGGGCCGCCTGCTCCTTGCGAATCTGCATCGCCTGCAGAGCCGTGGTCACTTCCTGCTGAAACTCGCGGCTGCTCTTCTGCTGTTCCTGCAGAATCTCGGTCAGTTCTTTCCGCAATCGGGCGAGAGCCGACTGATCATCATCGAGGGTGAGCTGGCTGTTGATCGATTCCTGCGTCGCTTCGAGAATCCGCTTGAGCCGCGACAGCGCCGACTGCTCTTCGTCGAGCGAAAACTGATCCTGAATCGTCTTCTGGGCGGTGTGGACATTTTTCACCAGCCGACTCAACGCGGACTCTTCGTTATCGAGCGAAAACTCGCCGACGGCGACATCTATCTTCTTCGCCAGATCGCCGGCCATCTCACCGTGACGATCGGTCAGTTCCCGGATGAACCGCGACAGAGCTCCGTCTTTGTGATCGAGCGAGAACTCGACCAGAATCCGTTCCCGCTGCCGGTTCAGCTGATCGTCGACCGTTTGACGGAGCAGGCAGAGCAGCCCCTTCGAGTCTTCCGGGTCGAGATGTCGCAACAGTGGACTCTCTTCGCCGAGATGAGCACTCAGGGTGCGGACGAGTTCGGAGTCCTGCTCGCCGAGATGCTTCTTGAGCACCTGTTCGAGTTCGCCGTCCTGCTTCAGCAATCGCTGCAGACGTTCGTGCAGTCGGCCGGAGTCGGGATCGAAATAGTGCCGTAACTGAGCATCGACCGCTTCCTTGAGCACCTGCGAATGAGCATCGAGCCGCCCCTGCAGGGTCGTGACAAGCTGCCTGCCTTCGTTCCGCACCGTCTCGGCGTCGATCTGACCGCGAGCCTGCTTCAAGGCGAGCACGCCGATCTTCAGAGCCCGGAGCGCAAAGTCCTCCCGCTCCTGGTCGTCGAGTTGCCGAAGTTCAGCCACGACTTCGGGATCCTGAACCAGCAGTTCAAGGGGAACCCCGAGTCCATATCCATCATTCGAGGCAGCGTCGTAGTTTTCCGGGCGAGTGGTGCGAGACACCGACATGATTCGTTCCTTCTCTCTCAGGAGCAGCGATTTTCCTGATCATACGCTCATCGGGCAAGATCCGCAAATCTCGGTCCCCTTTCCGTACCGGCGGCATCCTGCCGCTACGGGGACGCTAGTTTACCGGAGTTTCACCCAGTCGTTCTTCTCGGCGCTCTCGAAGATCGCTTCGATGACTCGCATGTTGCCGATGGCATCGCTGAGTGGCGTCGGCACGGGTGTGTCGTTGAGGATTGCCTCCGAGAACAGCCGGCCCTGGATCGCGTATTGATTGCAGATCGGAAACTCAAGCTGCTCCACCTCTTTCCCCTGCTGCAGCCAGGCGATGCAGGGGCGATCGATCGGAGCATTGAAGGGGATTTCGATCTCGTAGCGGCCTTCCGAGCCGAAGACATTCACGCGCTGATAAGGCACCATCTGGGTGGAGCAGGAGAAGGTCGAAGTGCCAGTGCCGAAGTCGAGAATCACGGAGGCCAGACGGTCGGTCTGGAATTCGGGATCGAAATCGATTGTTCCCATCACCCGTTCAGGCTCGGAATCGAACAGAAACCGCGAAAGCGAGATCGGATAGCAGCCGATGTCCATCAGCGCTCCGCCGCCCATCGCCTTCTGATTGCGAATGTCGCCCGCGTTGCGATTGAAGTACGAGAACGAACAGTCGATCGTCTTCAGTTCGCCCAGCACTCCACTGGAGAGGACTTCCTTCGCCTTCTGCCATTGCGGATGATGCCGATACATGAAGGCTTCCATCACCTTCAACTGCGGATGAGCCCTGGCGGCATCAACGAGTCGCTGTGCATCGGTTACACTCAACCCGAGTGGTTTCTCGCAAAGCACATGCTTTCCGGCTTTCAGGGCCGCGATCGACCAGTCGACATGCATGTGATTCGGCAGGGGATTGTAGACGGCATCGATGTCCGGATCGGCCAGCAGCTCTTCGTACGAGCCATAAGCTTTGACGATACCCAGAGACTCGGCTGCGGACTTCGCGTTATCCAGATTCCGCGAGCAGATCGCGGCGATCTCAAGATTCTCGGCCTGCTGCATGGCGGGGATCACCTGGACCGTTCCAATTTTCGCCGTGCTGAGAATACCCCAGCGAACACGATTCGACATGTCGACTTTCCGGGAAGGGAATCAAAGAAGTGAGGGAAGACAGCCTGCCAGAGGCTTATTGATATTCCTGCTGATAGATGGCATTCAGAACATCTTCGACCGACTTGAATTTCTTGCCCGATGCGAGCACTCGGTCGATCTTGTCCCGGGCATCCTCGCTGGTGTGGCCGAGCACGAGCAATGCCTCATACGATTCCGAAATCAGATCGTGCTGAGGCTCTCCGCCCTCGCCGTCGGCCCGATCGACCATCAGAGCGAAGCGGGTCATTCTGCGACGCAGTTTGGCGACGATCCGCTCCGCGACTGCGGGGCCAATGCCCGGCAGGGTGCTCAGGGTTTTCGTGTCCTGCTGTTCGATGGCCGCGGCGACTTCGCGAACCGGTCGGACAATCGCCTGCAACGCTTTCTTGATGCCCAGCCCGTCGACCGAACAGATCAACTCAAAGAAGGCCAGTTCGGCGCTGCTGGTGAAGCCGACGAGGCGAGGCGTCATCCGGCCCCCCTTTTGCGGGTTGCCTTCCAGGTAGGCCATTGTCTGCAATTCGATCTCTTCGCCGATGCGGTTCTGCAGTTGGCGGCGGACAAAATCGGGGATGAAGACTTCAATGGTGAAGGGTCCGGCCTGCAGGTAAGCCGAGGTGGCTTCGACTGCTTTGAGCGAACCGCGAATCGATGAGATCAAAGGTGACTCCGTTCCAGGTTGCCGCTCAGGCGGCGTTCTGATCAATCTGAATGAGATGGAGATGACACAGAGCGATAGCCAGCGCGTCTGCCACATCGTGAGGCCGGGGAACGCAGTTGAGCCCCAGTTCGGTCTTCACGACAAGCTGCATCTGTTCCTTGGACGCTCGCCCGCTGCCGGTCAGAAGTTTCTTGATTTGTGTTGGCTTGTAATGGCAGACCTTGAGTCGGGCATCGGAAGCGACCGCGAGCATTGCTCCTCGAACGTGAGCCAGGAGAATGGCACTCTTCGGGTTCTTGCCGAGTGAGAAGACCTGCTCAATGGCCAGAGCGACCGGCTGCCACTGCTCAATGACGTCACGGATTTCCCCGGCGATTTCTCCGACCCGTTCCGCCAGTGTCTGATCGGTCGACGTTGCAATGACGCCTCCTTCATCGAGCACGACCCCTTTCGGGCCGCGATGAATCACCCCGTAACCCGTCCGGGTCAAGCCGGGATCGATCCCCAGAATCCGTTCCATCTGAAATCTCCCGTCCGCAGGAAATGTATGTCCCGCCGTGGCTCCAAGCCGTGATGGCGGGTGCGTCAAGATGCACCCTGCCTGAGGTATAATAACGCGCTGACCGCCGCACCGATGGCTTCTTCCCGGCCAATCGGGCCGACTTTTTCGCCGGTTTTCGCCTTCACGTTCACGCGGTCGAGCGGCAGTTCCAGCAAATCGGCGATCCGTTGTCGGATTGCTGTTTTGTAGGGGGAAAGTTTAGGGGACTGGGCGAAGATCGTGCAATCGACGTTCGCGATCGCATATCCCTGCTCCCGGACACGTTTCACGGCTTCTCTCACGAAGATCGAAGAGTCCGCATCGCGGTGGGCCTCGTCGGTATCGGGAAACAGTTCGCCAATATCGCCGGCTGCGATCGCTCCCAGCAGCGCGTCGGTCAGGGCGTGCAGCACGACATCGGCGTCGCTGTGCCCGACCGCTCCCACCGTATGCGGAATCTCGATCCCGCCGAGAATCAACTTGCGGCCCGGAGCCAGGCGATGGGTATCGTGCCCTTCTCCGATTCGCCAGGGGGGTTGAGAAGACCGAGAGTTATCCGTCACGAGGGACCTGCCGCTGAAAAAGAAGAGTCACAAACAGTTTGCGTCTAATTTAATGGTCCAGCAGCTCCCCGGCAATCGGGCCTCTGTCCCCGGTCAGCCCTGTCGCACGCTGAGGATGATGGACGAACATTCTCGAAGAATCGCACCGATTTGTGCTCCATCTCACGGATCGGAATCGGCTGCCGGGCGATACAATGACTGGGATTTGGGCAAAGGCCGCCTCGGCGACTCCCCGGATCTCCGCTTTTCAGTCTGAATCGCACGAGATAAACTGAATGGCCACCCATTGGACACGACTCTCCCAGATCAACTGCACAGAAACTCTGTTTAGCAGGCTATTTCGATGATGAATATCGGACGTTACTCGGGCCTTCTGGTTTTGACAGCGGTGCTCGCTGTCTTCGCCGTGGGAAGCACTTCGACTTCCGCTCAGTTTGAAGGACTCAACAACAACCTGGCTCTGCCGGGGCTGGGATCGCCTACGGCCCAGGAGCCGAAGGTGGTTGTACGGTTCTCGCCTCAGAAAGCCGTCGCCGGCGAACAGATCAAGGTTGAGATTGAAGTCAAAACCGACAAAGAGTCGTACGTCTACTCGCAGAATCCGAATATCGGAGCCGAGACAAAGATCAAGCTGGACGAAATTGTCGGCCTCGAACCGCTCGACGCGGGGTTCAAACCGAACAAGGAGCCGAAGGTCGTCGTTGAGCCTCTGTTCGATGACGCCAAACTGGAGAAGTTCTTTGGCGGCGTCGTCTGGTCCCGCACGTTCCGCGTGAAGGGCGACGTGGCTCCGCAGGTCAAAGGGGAAGTCCGCTTCCAGGTTTGCGACGATGCAACCTGCAATCAGTTCGTCGAGGCAATTTCGCTGCAGGCAGAGCTTGCCAGCGGAACGGCCCCCGAGAAGCCCGCCACGCCGATGGTGAAGACCGATCCCCCGCAGGTTCCCAAAGTTCCTGAGAGCATTTTCAAGCCCCGGAAACCGGAAACTCTGGGAACGATTACCGGCATTCTACTCGACTCCCAGAAGGTCACTCCCGACCTGAAGACCGACGGAGTCACTCCGGTCACGTTCGACGTCAAACTCCTGAACACCTCGGCTCCGGAAGATTCTGTGCGCACGGTCGTGCTGGCCATCACCGCGAACATGGAAGGCCACTGGCACATCTACGCCCAGACGCAGGACCCGGAGATGTTCGGTATCCCGACCGAGTTCACGGTTCCGACTACGCCCGGCCTTACTCCGATCGACTCCCGGTTTCTGCCGACATCAAAGCCAACGATCACACGGCCTGAACCCGACATCGAACAGCAGTACTTCGAAAAGACAGTCACCTGGCAGCGTCGCTATCAGCTCGATCCCGCTACATTCAAAGGTCCACTGAACGGCTCAATCAAATTCCAGCTGTGCGATGACCAGGGCTGCCTGCCACCACGCACCGTGGAATTCTCGCTGGGGAATCGAACGAAAAGTGGCGACATCGCAGCGGCGTCCCCCGTTCAGACTCCGGACAAAACCGCCTCGAATGCGGGTCCCATTGAAGAAGATGTTCCCGCTCAAAAGAAGGGACTGATCCCCTTCCTCATTACCGGAGTCATCTTCGGTTATCTGGCCCTGCTGACGCCGTGTGTCTTCCCGATGATCCCCATCACGGTCAGCTTCTTCCTGAAGCAGGCGGAGAAAGAGCATCATCGTCCAATCGGCATGGCTCTGCT from Rubinisphaera margarita encodes the following:
- a CDS encoding protein-disulfide reductase DsbD family protein codes for the protein MMNIGRYSGLLVLTAVLAVFAVGSTSTSAQFEGLNNNLALPGLGSPTAQEPKVVVRFSPQKAVAGEQIKVEIEVKTDKESYVYSQNPNIGAETKIKLDEIVGLEPLDAGFKPNKEPKVVVEPLFDDAKLEKFFGGVVWSRTFRVKGDVAPQVKGEVRFQVCDDATCNQFVEAISLQAELASGTAPEKPATPMVKTDPPQVPKVPESIFKPRKPETLGTITGILLDSQKVTPDLKTDGVTPVTFDVKLLNTSAPEDSVRTVVLAITANMEGHWHIYAQTQDPEMFGIPTEFTVPTTPGLTPIDSRFLPTSKPTITRPEPDIEQQYFEKTVTWQRRYQLDPATFKGPLNGSIKFQLCDDQGCLPPRTVEFSLGNRTKSGDIAAASPVQTPDKTASNAGPIEEDVPAQKKGLIPFLITGVIFGYLALLTPCVFPMIPITVSFFLKQAEKEHHRPIGMALLYCLGIIGTFTFIGVLVSALYGGSAMTGLANNAWFNIFLSAVLIFFGLSMLGLFEIRMPSWLLTWSSKKESQGGVIGVLFMAFTFTLVSFTCTFAFVGGLLPMAAQGEYYWPILGMIAFSAAFSSPFFFLALFPSYLKKLPKSGGWMNNVKVTFGLLEIGAAFKFLSVADTSIFSAPYIFDYSLVMTAWMVLSIVTGLYLLGMFRLPHDTATDSIGVLRLSFALIFLSFAGYLSAGIYGAQKPEGALWEQIAAFAPPTLDSVNDVDLGPALEHDELLYALDVDQAIQFAKSKGQPLFFDFTGVNCVNCRFMEANVFPKEENRELLEKFVRVQLFVDVIPNMAGLEQGDEILDKNQRLQSDWFNDTSMPAYAIVTPDGETILSTYKGKERAPGQFTRFLKTGLEAWQQIASSGTPVRR
- the ispF gene encoding 2-C-methyl-D-erythritol 2,4-cyclodiphosphate synthase, with amino-acid sequence MTDNSRSSQPPWRIGEGHDTHRLAPGRKLILGGIEIPHTVGAVGHSDADVVLHALTDALLGAIAAGDIGELFPDTDEAHRDADSSIFVREAVKRVREQGYAIANVDCTIFAQSPKLSPYKTAIRQRIADLLELPLDRVNVKAKTGEKVGPIGREEAIGAAVSALLYLRQGAS
- a CDS encoding Gfo/Idh/MocA family protein; protein product: MSNRVRWGILSTAKIGTVQVIPAMQQAENLEIAAICSRNLDNAKSAAESLGIVKAYGSYEELLADPDIDAVYNPLPNHMHVDWSIAALKAGKHVLCEKPLGLSVTDAQRLVDAARAHPQLKVMEAFMYRHHPQWQKAKEVLSSGVLGELKTIDCSFSYFNRNAGDIRNQKAMGGGALMDIGCYPISLSRFLFDSEPERVMGTIDFDPEFQTDRLASVILDFGTGTSTFSCSTQMVPYQRVNVFGSEGRYEIEIPFNAPIDRPCIAWLQQGKEVEQLEFPICNQYAIQGRLFSEAILNDTPVPTPLSDAIGNMRVIEAIFESAEKNDWVKLR
- the ruvA gene encoding Holliday junction branch migration protein RuvA — its product is MISSIRGSLKAVEATSAYLQAGPFTIEVFIPDFVRRQLQNRIGEEIELQTMAYLEGNPQKGGRMTPRLVGFTSSAELAFFELICSVDGLGIKKALQAIVRPVREVAAAIEQQDTKTLSTLPGIGPAVAERIVAKLRRRMTRFALMVDRADGEGGEPQHDLISESYEALLVLGHTSEDARDKIDRVLASGKKFKSVEDVLNAIYQQEYQ
- the ruvC gene encoding crossover junction endodeoxyribonuclease RuvC; amino-acid sequence: MERILGIDPGLTRTGYGVIHRGPKGVVLDEGGVIATSTDQTLAERVGEIAGEIRDVIEQWQPVALAIEQVFSLGKNPKSAILLAHVRGAMLAVASDARLKVCHYKPTQIKKLLTGSGRASKEQMQLVVKTELGLNCVPRPHDVADALAIALCHLHLIQIDQNAA